Proteins encoded by one window of Polyodon spathula isolate WHYD16114869_AA chromosome 16, ASM1765450v1, whole genome shotgun sequence:
- the LOC121328249 gene encoding succinate dehydrogenase [ubiquinone] iron-sulfur subunit, mitochondrial-like: MSLLALSFRSCSAVVSRNSGSFQQVARNAQTAAAAAPAFQAEARIKKFAIYRWDPDKAGDKPRMETYEVNLNSCGPMVLDALIKIKNEMDSTLTFRRSCREGICGSCAMNINGGNTLACTNKIDTNTSKVTKIYPLPHMYVVKDLVPDMNHFYAQYKSIEPYLKKKDESQQGKAQYLQSVDDRQKLDGLYECILCACCSTSCPSYWWNGDKYLGPAVLMQAYRWMIDSRDEFTEERLSKLQDPFSLYRCHTIMNCTKTCPKGLNPGKAIAEIKKMMATYKEKRVASA, from the exons CAAGTAGCGCGCAATGCACAGacagctgctgcagcagcccctgCCTTCCAGGCTGAGGCCCGCATTAAGAAGTTTGCCATTTACAGATGGGACCCCGACAAGGCTGGGGACAAGCCCCGCATGGAAACCTATGAAGTGAACCTTAACAG ctgCGGGCCTATGGTGCTCGACGCACTCATCAAAATCAAGAACGAGATGGACTCAACCTTGACCTTCCGCAGGTCATGCAGAGAAG GGATCTGTGGTTCGTGTGCCATGAACATTAATGGAGGGAACACGCTGGCTTGCACCAACAAGATTGACACCAACACCAGCAAAGTAACCAAGATATACCCCCTCCCTCACATGTATGTGGTGAAGGATCTCGTCCCG GACATGAATCATTTCTACGCACAGTACAAGTCCATCGAGCCATACTTGAAGAAGAAGGACGAGTCTCAGCAGGGCAAGGCTCAGTACCTGCAGTCAGTGGATGACCGACAGAAACTG GATGGCTTGTATGAGTGCATCCTGTGTGCCTGCTGCAGCACCAGCTGTCCCAGTTACTGGTGGAATGGAGACAAATACCTGGGACCGGCCGTTCTCATGCAG GCTTATCGGTGGATGATCGACTCTCGAGATGAATTCACAGAAGAGCGTCTGTCCAAGCTGCAGGACCCCTTCTCTCTCTATCGCTGTCACACCATCATGAACTGCACAAAGACCTGCCCAAAG GGTCTGAACCCAGGAAAAGCAATCGCAGAGATTAAGAAGATGATGGCCACATACAAGGAGAAAAGGGTGGCCAGTGCATAA